The following are encoded together in the Juglans microcarpa x Juglans regia isolate MS1-56 chromosome 2D, Jm3101_v1.0, whole genome shotgun sequence genome:
- the LOC121250702 gene encoding GATA transcription factor 21 isoform X1 has product MTPPYHRTPPSPNFPLDLNEDHQHDHHLFLAKPQASSSSSSFSSRISFNHADQDQRGSYYYRESKHFQNDQEVDKFVSQGDGSCDPLTLKDESANNGLKVTILNKEINKIEDQSETSSAKWMPSKMRMMRKMITSERTGLDTPLNPMQKYFEDQKQPNPPNNSENDNMSRNNSLNSSSNTAIRVCADCNTTKTPLWRSGPRGPKSLCNACGIRQRKARRAIAAAANGTILVAKPPSMKSAASSKAQHKDKRSSNCYVPKFKKKCKLSTTTTTTTTTTTSTTTPSHHHGRKKLCLEDFTISLSKNSAFQRVFPQDEKEAAILLMALSYGLVHG; this is encoded by the exons aTGACTCCACCTTATCATAGAACACCACCTTCTCCTAATTTTCCTTTAGATCTTAACGAAGATCATCAGCATGACCACCACCTCTTTCTTGCAAAACCGCAAGCTTCCTCTTCATCCTCTTCTTTTTCCAGCCGTATTTCCTTCAACCATGCTGATCAAGATCAACGAGGAAGTTACTACTATAGGGAATCAAAGCACTTCCAAAATGATCAAGAG GTTGATAAATTTGTTTCACAGGGTGATGGATCATGTGATCCTCTAACGCTGAAGGATGAAAGTGCGAATAATGGACTCAAAGTCACTATTTTGAACAAAGAgatcaataaaattgaagacCAAAGCGAGACCAGTTCAGCAAAGTGGATGCCTTCAAAGATGAgaatgatgaggaagatgataACTTCAGAACGAACGGGTTTGGATACACCACTTAACCCTATGCAGAAGTACTTTGAAGATCAGAAGCAGCCAAATCCTCCAAATAATTCTGAGAATGATAACATGAGCAGGAATAATTCTTTGAACAGCAGCAGCAACACCGCAATAAGAGTTTGTGCAGACTGTAATACAACAAAGACCCCTCTTTGGAGGAGTGGCCCGAGAGGTCCCAAG TCTCTTTGCAACGCCTGTGGAATTCGGCAAAGGAAAGCGAGGCGAGCAATAGCAGCAGCTGCCAATGGAACGATTCTTGTAGCAAAGCCACCATCTATGAAGAGTGCTGCTTCTTCTAAGGCGCAACACAAGGATAAAAGATCCAGCAATTGTTATGTTCCGAAATTCAAGAAGAAGTGCAAGctcagtactactactactactactactaccaccaccactagtaCTACTACCCCATCTCATCATCATGGCAGAAAGAAGCTTTGTTTGGAGGATTTCACCATAAGTTTGAGTAAAAATTCAGCCTTTCAACGAGTTTTCCCTCAAGACGAGAAGGAAGCTGCGATCCTTCTCATGGCTCTATCTTATGGCCTTGTTCATGGTTGA
- the LOC121250702 gene encoding GATA transcription factor 21 isoform X2 — MTPPYHRTPPSPNFPLDLNEDHQHDHHLFLAKPQASSSSSSFSSRISFNHADQDQRGSYYYRESKHFQNDQEGDGSCDPLTLKDESANNGLKVTILNKEINKIEDQSETSSAKWMPSKMRMMRKMITSERTGLDTPLNPMQKYFEDQKQPNPPNNSENDNMSRNNSLNSSSNTAIRVCADCNTTKTPLWRSGPRGPKSLCNACGIRQRKARRAIAAAANGTILVAKPPSMKSAASSKAQHKDKRSSNCYVPKFKKKCKLSTTTTTTTTTTTSTTTPSHHHGRKKLCLEDFTISLSKNSAFQRVFPQDEKEAAILLMALSYGLVHG; from the exons aTGACTCCACCTTATCATAGAACACCACCTTCTCCTAATTTTCCTTTAGATCTTAACGAAGATCATCAGCATGACCACCACCTCTTTCTTGCAAAACCGCAAGCTTCCTCTTCATCCTCTTCTTTTTCCAGCCGTATTTCCTTCAACCATGCTGATCAAGATCAACGAGGAAGTTACTACTATAGGGAATCAAAGCACTTCCAAAATGATCAAGAG GGTGATGGATCATGTGATCCTCTAACGCTGAAGGATGAAAGTGCGAATAATGGACTCAAAGTCACTATTTTGAACAAAGAgatcaataaaattgaagacCAAAGCGAGACCAGTTCAGCAAAGTGGATGCCTTCAAAGATGAgaatgatgaggaagatgataACTTCAGAACGAACGGGTTTGGATACACCACTTAACCCTATGCAGAAGTACTTTGAAGATCAGAAGCAGCCAAATCCTCCAAATAATTCTGAGAATGATAACATGAGCAGGAATAATTCTTTGAACAGCAGCAGCAACACCGCAATAAGAGTTTGTGCAGACTGTAATACAACAAAGACCCCTCTTTGGAGGAGTGGCCCGAGAGGTCCCAAG TCTCTTTGCAACGCCTGTGGAATTCGGCAAAGGAAAGCGAGGCGAGCAATAGCAGCAGCTGCCAATGGAACGATTCTTGTAGCAAAGCCACCATCTATGAAGAGTGCTGCTTCTTCTAAGGCGCAACACAAGGATAAAAGATCCAGCAATTGTTATGTTCCGAAATTCAAGAAGAAGTGCAAGctcagtactactactactactactactaccaccaccactagtaCTACTACCCCATCTCATCATCATGGCAGAAAGAAGCTTTGTTTGGAGGATTTCACCATAAGTTTGAGTAAAAATTCAGCCTTTCAACGAGTTTTCCCTCAAGACGAGAAGGAAGCTGCGATCCTTCTCATGGCTCTATCTTATGGCCTTGTTCATGGTTGA